The following coding sequences are from one Rathayibacter sp. SW19 window:
- the glnA gene encoding type I glutamate--ammonia ligase, producing the protein MDKQRDFVLRTIEERGIKFVRLWFTDVVGSLKSVAIAPAEVEGAFTEGLGFDGSAIEGLTRLFESDLLAHPDPATFQILPWRGEIDPTARMFCDITTPDGLPAVADPRNVLKRTLEKAAERGFTCYTHPEIEFYLLKSSKLGKDGQPVPVDSAGYFDNVPGGTAHDFRRRSVRMLEDLGISVEFSHHEAGPGQNEIDLRYADALATADNIMTFRTVVKEVAIEQGVYATFMPKPMSGKPGSGMHTHMSLFEGDTNAFFEAGAQYQLSQTGRQFIAGLLKHAPEITAVTNQFVNSYKRLWGGDEAPSFVCWGHNNRSALVRVPLYKPSKGQSSRVEYRGIDSAANPYLAFSLMLAAGLKGIEEEYELPAEAEDNVWALSDAERRALGYSQLPASLDHAIHRMEESELVAETLGEQVYNYFLLNKRQEWQHYRAQVTPYELNSNLRIL; encoded by the coding sequence ATGGACAAGCAACGCGACTTCGTTCTACGCACGATCGAGGAACGCGGAATCAAATTCGTGCGGCTCTGGTTCACAGACGTCGTCGGTTCGCTCAAGTCTGTGGCGATCGCCCCCGCCGAAGTTGAAGGAGCGTTCACGGAAGGCCTCGGATTCGATGGCTCCGCGATCGAGGGCCTGACGCGTCTGTTCGAATCAGACCTGCTCGCGCATCCAGACCCTGCGACCTTCCAGATTCTGCCGTGGCGCGGCGAGATCGATCCAACCGCGCGGATGTTCTGCGACATCACGACGCCAGACGGCCTGCCAGCGGTCGCCGACCCGCGCAATGTGCTCAAGCGCACCCTCGAGAAAGCGGCGGAACGCGGGTTCACCTGCTACACGCATCCGGAGATCGAGTTCTATCTGCTGAAGTCATCCAAGCTCGGCAAAGACGGTCAGCCCGTCCCCGTTGATTCGGCAGGCTACTTCGACAATGTTCCCGGCGGCACGGCGCATGATTTCCGGCGGCGCTCCGTGCGGATGCTCGAAGACCTCGGCATTTCGGTGGAGTTCAGTCATCACGAAGCGGGCCCCGGGCAGAACGAGATCGACCTGCGCTATGCGGATGCTCTCGCCACCGCCGACAACATCATGACCTTTCGCACTGTGGTCAAGGAGGTGGCGATCGAGCAGGGCGTCTATGCGACGTTCATGCCCAAGCCGATGTCGGGCAAACCCGGCAGCGGCATGCACACCCACATGTCGTTGTTCGAGGGCGACACGAACGCCTTCTTCGAAGCAGGCGCACAATATCAGTTGTCGCAGACTGGGCGGCAGTTCATCGCAGGTCTGCTGAAGCACGCTCCCGAAATCACCGCTGTCACGAACCAGTTCGTCAATTCCTACAAGCGACTCTGGGGGGGCGATGAGGCGCCGAGTTTTGTCTGCTGGGGCCACAACAACCGCTCAGCACTGGTCCGTGTGCCTTTGTACAAGCCGAGCAAGGGGCAGAGTTCGCGGGTCGAGTATCGCGGCATCGACTCCGCCGCCAACCCATACCTCGCTTTTTCGCTGATGCTGGCCGCAGGGCTGAAGGGTATCGAAGAAGAGTACGAGCTCCCGGCAGAGGCAGAGGATAACGTTTGGGCACTCAGCGATGCCGAGCGGCGCGCCCTCGGCTACAGCCAGCTGCCGGCAAGCCTTGACCACGCGATCCATCGCATGGAAGAGTCAGAACTCGTTGCGGAAACTCTGGGAGAACAGGTCTACAACTACTTCCTGCTCAACAAGCGGCAGGAGTGGCAGCACTATCGCGCGCAAGTCACCCCATACGAGCTCAACTCGAACCTCAGAATTCTCTGA
- the panB gene encoding 3-methyl-2-oxobutanoate hydroxymethyltransferase — protein MADQKAGADNAVHEDRPYGGGQADLKRVRTRHFQAAKDSGLSITGLTSYDMLSAQIFDAAGIDFLLVGDSAGNNVLGYDTTLPVTVDDLIPLTRAVAGAVKRAFVIGDMPFGSYETDVQDALHTAVRFMKETGAHAVKLEGGVRSAKQIRRIVDAGIPVMAHIGYTPQSEHGLGGHIIQGRGAGAEQLLADAHAVEDAGAFAVVLEMVPAEAAERVTAELRIPTIGVGAGPHVTGQLLVWTDWAGFTTGRIPKFVKQYADLKGVLSEAAVRYKADVEAGVYPGPENSY, from the coding sequence ATGGCAGACCAAAAAGCGGGCGCAGACAACGCAGTGCACGAAGACCGCCCGTACGGCGGCGGACAGGCCGATTTGAAACGGGTTCGTACCCGACATTTTCAGGCGGCGAAGGACTCCGGATTATCGATCACAGGTTTGACCAGCTATGACATGCTCAGTGCGCAGATCTTCGATGCGGCCGGCATCGACTTCCTCCTCGTCGGTGACTCCGCCGGCAACAACGTGCTCGGCTACGACACCACCCTGCCGGTCACCGTCGACGACCTCATCCCGTTGACCCGCGCTGTTGCCGGCGCGGTCAAACGCGCGTTCGTGATCGGGGACATGCCGTTCGGCTCCTACGAAACGGATGTTCAGGACGCTCTTCACACGGCCGTGCGGTTCATGAAGGAGACCGGTGCGCACGCGGTCAAACTCGAGGGCGGCGTGCGCAGCGCCAAACAGATCCGCCGCATCGTGGATGCGGGCATCCCGGTGATGGCGCACATCGGCTACACGCCGCAGTCCGAGCACGGTCTCGGCGGGCACATCATTCAGGGCCGCGGCGCCGGGGCGGAGCAACTGCTCGCCGACGCTCACGCCGTCGAAGATGCCGGCGCATTCGCCGTCGTGCTTGAGATGGTGCCTGCTGAGGCGGCCGAGCGGGTCACGGCCGAGTTGCGCATCCCGACGATCGGGGTCGGCGCAGGACCGCATGTGACCGGGCAGTTGCTGGTCTGGACCGACTGGGCGGGCTTCACCACTGGCCGCATCCCGAAATTCGTCAAACAGTATGCCGACCTGAAGGGCGTGCTCAGCGAAGCCGCCGTGCGCTACAAGGCCGACGTCGAAGCCGGCGTCTATCCCGGCCCCGAAAACAGTTACTAG
- a CDS encoding FAD-binding oxidoreductase, with product MTTTSSIESLVDVLPPGVVSTDPVTLARYRHDATSETAGTPVAVVCAEDADQVQLVMRWAHGNGVAVIPRGAGSGVSGGSSALDGAVTLSLERMRAIEIDPASRIAIVEPGAFNAEVKAAAAEFGLWYPPDPSSFEICSIGGNIATNAGGLCCVKYGVTTDYVLGLDIVLADGTKVSLGGSQVKDVAGLALVKLFVGSEGTLGVVTRAILRLIPAQSEKTTLIATFDTVEAAAESVVEIGRTLRPSMMELMDRASINAVEDHLPSGLDRDAEAMLIAQSDAPGALGESEIAAMLAVFVEHGARETILATDPVVAERYTAARRAVFPALMARGRLMYGDVGVKIPLLPELLAGIAAIGEQHRIDVSVCAHAGDGNTHPNVVFDPAVPGMAERAQQAFTEIMDLAIALGGTITGEHGVGRAKRHRLPDQLGPDVMALNRAIKNALDPAGILNPGVMY from the coding sequence GTGACGACGACGTCGTCGATCGAATCCCTGGTTGATGTTTTGCCGCCTGGAGTTGTCTCGACAGATCCGGTAACGCTGGCTCGCTACCGCCACGATGCAACGAGTGAGACAGCGGGGACGCCTGTGGCCGTGGTCTGCGCTGAAGACGCCGATCAGGTGCAACTCGTCATGCGTTGGGCCCACGGGAACGGCGTTGCGGTCATCCCTCGTGGAGCGGGGAGCGGCGTGTCCGGTGGGTCGTCGGCTCTGGATGGCGCGGTGACGCTCAGCCTCGAGCGGATGCGTGCGATCGAGATCGACCCGGCCAGCCGGATTGCGATCGTTGAGCCCGGAGCGTTCAACGCGGAGGTCAAAGCGGCGGCTGCCGAATTCGGACTGTGGTACCCACCCGACCCGTCGTCCTTCGAGATCTGCTCTATCGGCGGCAACATCGCCACGAACGCCGGTGGGCTGTGTTGTGTCAAATACGGCGTCACGACCGACTATGTGCTCGGTCTGGACATCGTGCTGGCCGACGGCACAAAGGTCAGTCTCGGCGGGTCCCAGGTCAAGGATGTCGCGGGGCTTGCGCTTGTGAAACTGTTCGTCGGCAGCGAGGGCACTCTGGGCGTTGTCACGCGGGCGATTCTGCGGCTGATCCCGGCACAGTCCGAGAAGACGACGCTGATCGCGACGTTCGACACCGTCGAGGCGGCGGCGGAGTCTGTTGTGGAGATCGGCAGAACGCTCCGGCCGTCGATGATGGAATTGATGGACCGAGCATCGATCAACGCGGTCGAGGATCATCTGCCGAGCGGCTTGGATCGCGACGCCGAAGCCATGCTGATCGCGCAGTCGGATGCGCCGGGCGCTTTGGGCGAGTCTGAGATCGCGGCCATGCTCGCCGTGTTCGTCGAGCACGGGGCGAGAGAGACGATACTGGCAACCGATCCGGTTGTCGCGGAACGCTACACGGCGGCCCGGCGGGCGGTATTCCCCGCGCTGATGGCTCGCGGGCGGCTTATGTACGGGGATGTCGGAGTGAAGATCCCGCTTCTGCCTGAACTACTCGCGGGAATCGCGGCGATCGGCGAACAGCATCGGATCGACGTTTCCGTTTGTGCGCACGCCGGGGACGGCAACACGCATCCGAACGTCGTGTTCGACCCGGCGGTGCCGGGCATGGCCGAGAGAGCGCAGCAGGCCTTCACTGAGATCATGGACCTGGCGATCGCACTCGGCGGCACCATCACAGGCGAGCACGGCGTCGGTCGTGCGAAGCGCCACAGGCTGCCGGATCAGCTCGGCCCCGACGTCATGGCGCTCAACCGCGCGATCAAGAACGCGCTTGATCCGGCGGGCATCCTGAACCCCGGTGTGATGTACTGA
- a CDS encoding SPOR domain-containing protein — MAQIDDDIEHKYWYNMKTGAVERGFVSPAPDRVGPFDTAEEASHALEKLRANSEKWAADDAAEGR; from the coding sequence ATGGCGCAGATCGACGACGACATCGAGCACAAGTACTGGTACAACATGAAGACCGGTGCGGTCGAACGCGGCTTCGTGTCACCGGCGCCTGATCGCGTCGGGCCGTTCGACACGGCCGAAGAAGCTTCGCACGCCCTCGAGAAACTGCGTGCGAACAGTGAGAAGTGGGCCGCAGACGACGCAGCCGAAGGCCGCTGA
- the map gene encoding type I methionyl aminopeptidase produces MPKDSAGHLIPGRISARRTVPASIARPEYVGHPGPAAYTGSDLYSAEEIALIRESGRIAAQAIALVGQQVKPGVTTEELDIIGHEFMVAEGAYPSTLDYRGYPKSLCSSVNEVICHGIPDNTVLEDGDIVNIDITAYKNGMHGDSNQTFIVGSASEEVTLLVERTREALNRGIKAVAPGRQVNVIGRAIESYAKRFGYGVVRDYTGHGVGAAFHSGLIIPHYDSAPAYDTEMQVGMVFTIEPMLTLGGTDWDIWADDWTVTTRDKSMTAQFEHTMVVTEHGAQVLTLP; encoded by the coding sequence ATGCCAAAGGACTCCGCCGGCCACCTCATTCCCGGACGTATCAGCGCGCGCCGCACCGTGCCGGCCAGCATTGCTCGTCCCGAGTATGTCGGGCATCCCGGGCCGGCTGCGTACACGGGTTCAGACCTGTACTCCGCGGAGGAGATCGCGCTCATCCGCGAGTCCGGCCGGATCGCCGCCCAGGCGATCGCGCTCGTCGGGCAGCAGGTGAAGCCCGGCGTCACCACGGAGGAACTCGACATCATCGGCCACGAATTTATGGTCGCGGAGGGCGCGTACCCATCCACGCTCGACTACCGCGGTTATCCGAAATCACTGTGCAGCTCGGTCAATGAAGTGATCTGCCACGGCATCCCAGACAACACAGTGCTCGAAGACGGCGACATCGTGAATATCGACATCACCGCGTACAAGAACGGGATGCACGGCGACAGCAACCAGACGTTCATCGTCGGGAGCGCATCCGAGGAGGTCACGCTTCTCGTCGAGCGCACGCGAGAAGCATTGAATCGCGGCATCAAGGCGGTCGCCCCGGGGCGGCAAGTCAACGTGATCGGGAGAGCGATCGAGTCGTACGCGAAGCGCTTCGGCTACGGTGTCGTGCGCGACTACACGGGCCACGGCGTCGGTGCGGCGTTTCATTCCGGGTTGATCATTCCGCACTATGACTCGGCCCCCGCCTACGACACCGAGATGCAAGTGGGCATGGTCTTCACAATTGAGCCCATGCTCACGCTCGGCGGTACCGACTGGGACATCTGGGCGGATGACTGGACCGTCACCACCCGAGACAAGAGCATGACGGCACAGTTCGAGCACACCATGGTCGTGACAGAACACGGTGCGCAGGTTCTTACGCTCCCGTGA
- the ppgK gene encoding polyphosphate--glucose phosphotransferase has translation MSSTTAIGIDIGGTGIKGGVVDLGTGELLSERIKLPTPAGGRPDDIVETTNEVLAQLDDVADPAAPVGVCFPAIIRNGHTMSAANVSKKWIGLDAESLFEKKLKHDIHFVNDADAAGYAETEFGAAKGVAGLVILTTLGTGIGSALIYNGVLVPNAELGHLEVDGHDAESKAAYSAKEREGLSWEQWSKRLQRYYETVEFLMSPDLFVVGGGVSKHYQEFFPLLKLDTKIVPAQYRNNAGILGAAALAAKGNR, from the coding sequence ATGAGCTCAACGACGGCAATCGGAATCGACATCGGCGGAACGGGCATCAAGGGGGGTGTTGTCGACCTGGGCACAGGTGAGCTGCTCAGTGAACGCATCAAGCTTCCGACGCCGGCCGGTGGCAGGCCAGACGACATCGTCGAGACGACCAACGAAGTGCTCGCTCAACTCGATGACGTCGCCGACCCCGCTGCTCCGGTCGGCGTGTGTTTTCCTGCGATCATCAGAAACGGTCACACCATGTCGGCCGCGAACGTCTCGAAGAAGTGGATCGGGCTCGATGCGGAGTCACTTTTCGAGAAGAAGCTGAAGCACGACATCCACTTCGTGAACGACGCGGATGCCGCAGGGTACGCGGAGACCGAATTCGGTGCGGCAAAAGGCGTCGCGGGCCTCGTCATCCTCACAACGCTCGGCACCGGCATCGGCAGCGCGTTGATCTACAACGGTGTGCTCGTGCCCAATGCCGAACTCGGGCATCTCGAGGTTGACGGTCACGATGCCGAGAGCAAGGCAGCGTATTCGGCGAAGGAGCGGGAAGGCCTCTCCTGGGAGCAGTGGTCCAAGCGTCTGCAGCGCTACTACGAGACCGTCGAATTCTTGATGTCGCCCGACCTGTTCGTCGTCGGCGGCGGCGTTTCAAAGCACTACCAGGAGTTCTTCCCCCTGCTGAAATTGGACACCAAGATCGTGCCGGCCCAGTACCGCAACAACGCGGGCATTCTCGGGGCGGCGGCGCTTGCAGCGAAAGGGAACCGTTAG
- the kdpF gene encoding K(+)-transporting ATPase subunit F, whose product MIFFTIFSAALAVGSIVYLVWALLKPEKF is encoded by the coding sequence GTGATCTTCTTCACCATTTTCTCGGCAGCCCTGGCGGTGGGCTCCATCGTCTACCTGGTGTGGGCCTTGCTGAAGCCGGAGAAGTTCTAG
- the kdpA gene encoding potassium-transporting ATPase subunit KdpA, whose translation MTFWLFVAGLATLVLLLAVCYRPLGDYMARVYLTRKDLRVERAFYRIIGVDPGSEQSWPIYLRGVLAFSVIGVLFVYAIQRMQAILPYSLGLPAVPEGLSFNTAISFVTNTNWQSYSPEATLGYTVQFAGLAVQNFASAAVGAVVAIALVRGFAAHRTGTIGNFWVDLTRTTLRILLPLSVIFAIILIAGGVIQNLNPVDHITTLTGATQNLSGGPVASQEAIKELGNNGGGFFNANSAHPFENPTAWTDMLEIFMLLLLPVSLTRTFGRMVGDLRQGYAILSAMAVIFIASLTALTLFELQGAGSATQAAGGALEGKEQRFGIIASSLFATSTTLTSTGAVNSMHDSFTPLGGMMPMLNMMTGEVAPGGIGAGLYGMLMIAMVTVFLAGLMVGRTPEYLGKKIGSREIKMASLYILTTPTLVLAGTALSFALPGVAQSIEKTTILNPGQHGFSEVLYMFTSAGNNNGSAFAGVTANTPWLNASLGAVMFLGRFIPIVFVLALAGSLAGQEIVPTTAGTLQTHKPQFVGLLVGTIVIVTALTYFPVLALGPLAEGLH comes from the coding sequence ATGACGTTCTGGCTCTTCGTGGCAGGCCTTGCCACGCTCGTTCTGCTGCTCGCAGTCTGCTACCGCCCGCTCGGCGACTACATGGCGCGGGTGTATCTGACCCGCAAAGACCTCCGCGTCGAGCGCGCGTTCTACCGCATCATCGGGGTGGACCCCGGTTCTGAGCAGAGTTGGCCGATCTATCTGCGCGGAGTGCTCGCGTTCTCCGTCATCGGAGTGCTTTTCGTCTACGCGATCCAGCGAATGCAGGCGATCCTGCCGTACTCGCTAGGGCTCCCGGCCGTGCCGGAGGGCCTGTCGTTCAACACGGCGATCTCGTTCGTCACGAACACGAACTGGCAGTCGTATTCTCCGGAAGCGACCCTCGGTTACACGGTGCAGTTCGCCGGCCTCGCCGTGCAGAACTTCGCTTCTGCCGCGGTCGGAGCCGTCGTCGCGATCGCCCTCGTGCGCGGCTTCGCAGCGCACCGCACGGGCACGATCGGCAATTTCTGGGTCGACCTGACGCGCACCACGCTGCGCATCCTGCTGCCGCTGTCTGTCATCTTCGCGATCATCCTGATCGCTGGCGGTGTCATTCAGAACCTGAACCCGGTCGATCACATCACCACCCTCACTGGAGCCACGCAGAACCTGTCCGGCGGGCCTGTTGCCTCCCAGGAGGCGATCAAGGAGCTCGGCAACAACGGGGGCGGGTTCTTCAACGCCAACTCGGCGCATCCGTTCGAGAACCCGACCGCATGGACTGACATGCTCGAGATCTTCATGCTCCTGCTCCTGCCGGTCAGCCTCACCCGCACATTCGGGCGGATGGTCGGCGACCTTCGCCAGGGATACGCGATCCTCTCCGCGATGGCTGTCATCTTCATTGCGTCGCTGACCGCTTTGACCCTGTTCGAGCTTCAAGGCGCAGGATCGGCGACTCAGGCAGCCGGCGGCGCGCTCGAAGGCAAAGAACAACGCTTTGGAATCATCGCGTCCTCGCTGTTCGCGACCTCGACGACGCTCACCTCGACCGGGGCTGTCAACTCGATGCACGACAGCTTCACGCCGCTGGGCGGAATGATGCCGATGCTGAACATGATGACGGGTGAGGTGGCCCCGGGCGGAATCGGTGCCGGTTTGTACGGGATGCTCATGATCGCCATGGTTACGGTGTTCCTCGCGGGCCTGATGGTCGGCCGCACCCCGGAGTATCTCGGCAAGAAGATCGGTTCCCGTGAGATCAAGATGGCGAGCCTGTACATCCTCACGACGCCGACGCTCGTGCTCGCAGGAACAGCCTTGAGCTTTGCGCTGCCCGGCGTAGCCCAAAGCATTGAGAAGACGACGATCTTGAACCCCGGTCAACACGGGTTCTCCGAGGTGCTCTACATGTTCACATCGGCCGGGAACAATAACGGATCGGCGTTCGCCGGCGTTACCGCGAACACCCCGTGGCTGAATGCCTCGCTCGGTGCTGTCATGTTCCTGGGCCGCTTCATACCGATCGTCTTCGTGCTTGCACTGGCCGGCTCGCTCGCCGGCCAAGAGATCGTTCCAACGACGGCCGGCACGTTGCAAACGCACAAGCCGCAGTTCGTCGGCCTGCTCGTCGGCACGATCGTGATCGTCACCGCGCTCACCTACTTCCCCGTTCTCGCGCTGGGTCCCCTGGCGGAAGGGCTGCACTAA